The following nucleotide sequence is from Nitratidesulfovibrio termitidis HI1.
AGATGACAGCCACCGAAAGGCTGAAGATGACCACGAATTCCTTAAGCAGAGGCAGTTCCATCGTACCTTCCATGCAATGCGGGATGTTGCGGCGCAAGTGGGCCTGATGCGTGCCGCTCGGGCGGCGTGTGTGCGGCGGGCGGGGGCCCGTTGGTTGCCCATAGTGGCATGCCCGCGAGGCCCCTTGCAAGTCCGCCCCCGCGCCTGTCCGTTGAACCGGCAACAGAAAAGGGGGAAGCCTGCGGCTCCCCCCTGACGGTCACTGTGCGCCCGAAGGCGTTGGTGGCGTGGCGCCCGTTACGCGGCGCGAGCCACACGGCGAAGCTGGTCGAGGTCCAGCACCACCGGGTCGATGAGGGTAAAGCCGCCAGGGTTGCCCCACGCGAAGTCGTCGGCACACAGTGTGTCGTAGCGCACTTCGTCGATGGCGCGCATGGTGCTGCCCAGCACCGGACCGAAGTCGGTGATGCAGGTCATGAAGCGAGCGGCATCGAAGCTTTCAACGTTGCTCCAGGTCCAGGTGTAGCTGCACACTTCTTCGGCAAAGCCCATAACCGCCAGGTACTTGGCCTTGCTGTCAAGGTACAGGTTGCTCATGCTGGTGGACACGTTGCCAAGCAGTGCGCCCATGTCGAAGGTCTGTTCGGACCCGTCGAGGGAGAGCTGCACCGTGGTGTCGGCCTCGATGCGCATGCCGAAATTGCGGGTGTTGCCGCGCCGCCAGAAGTCCATGTACTTCTCGGCGTAGATCTTGCGCCCCTTGGCACGAATGGCCAGCGCCGTACGCGGCGAAACGGGGTGCAGGGCCAGGTCGCAGCTTCTGCCGGTGATGGTAAGGGTAACGTTCATGATCGGACTCCATTTCGTTGCCGACGCGCCCTCTCGGTTTCCGGCTGCATCCGGTGCGGCTGCCCGGATGCCGTGCGATCCCTCCGTGAGATCGCATGTGGGGTGGGCCCGTCCGCCGTCCCGTGGGACTGCGTGCCGCCTGTGCCCCGCGCCGCTCTTGCGCATCGCGTCGTCACCGTGCCCGAACACCTACCGCCACCCCGCTCCCGCCGGTCTGCCCGCGTCAACGCTGGGCAATTCCGGCCTGCCCGGCACGGCAACCGTGTCTGGGCCGCCACCTTCATCGTGATGAACGGGCAGGTTCCGATGAAGGGGCAAGACTGGGGTCGCTTGTACTGGTTGTTCACACAGCAACGACGAGCCCAAACTGCCTCTTGTCCCGCTGTTTGTCAACTCAACCTATCGGAAAACCCGGTGCTCACATCACCCAAACGAGTGCGCACCGCATCCGCATGAAGCAGGATATCTATGCTATATTAAATAATATTTCTGCGTGCCCCGTGTTCCCTTCAAACACCGGGAGCACCCTGTCGTGCATTGGTCGAACAACCCATTCTTCACGAAACTCCACAGGTTATCGCGGCCTTTTGGCGTGTATTGTGATTTTTTTCATTTATAAAAAAATATAGTGAGCTCTCACGCTTTTTTCAGGCGTGCGTCAGACAAAAGGACTCTGCGCCCCATGCCGGGATACCTGAAAAAAGAAGGCTCTAGACCATCAGGTTAAGCCCTGATAGGCTAGTATCATGTTTAAAAACAGCAAATTAAGCCGATATAAAGCCGGAAAAATTGCTGAATGCTTTTGCATCGATATTGATGCCACCAAAACTGCCTTGCTCCTGAAGCTCAATCGGAAGACCGTGAACAGGTATTTTCTGGCATTCAGGACGCTGATTTACGATCACCAGACATCCCAAAAAGAGAAAATCCTAGGGGTTGTTGAGGTTGACGAAAGCTTTTTCGGTCCCGCCAGGGTCAGAGGACGCCCTGGCCCCAGAAAGCGAGGAAGAGGCACGCTCAAGCAGCCAGTGTTTGGGATCTACGAGCGAAACGGCTCCGTATATACCGAACTGGTGCCGGACTGCTCAGCCAAGTCGCTTCAGGCGATTATCCGGGGGAAGGTCGCCCTTGAAAGCGTCGTCCACTCCGATGGATGGCGAGGATACGAGGGCTTGGTTGACGTCGGGTATGACAAGCACTTTCGCGTCAACAAAGCCAAGCACTTCGTCGAGAATAACGTTCATATTAATGGGATAGAGGCTTTTTGGAGTTTCACCAAGCGCCGCCTCACGAAATTCAATGGGGTGAAAAGGAACTTTGAATTACACCTCAAAGAATGTGAATGGCGCTACAACAAGCCCCTGCCCCAGCTCATTGCCGAACTGAAGCGGCTGGTATCAAAAAACGAAGACCTGATGGTCTAGAGCCAAAAGAAAAGACGGGGCCCGCCGCTTACGGACGGCGGGCCCTGAGGGAGGGGGAGAGCGGAGGGTGTGGGGACCTCCGCTCTCGGGCAGGGAGGGGTAGGGCTACTACGGGTGCGGGTCTTACGATCAGTCGGGCGGGAATCCCAACCGGAAGTATCTGCCTGCGGCGCGTTACGCCGCCTTCTTGCTGTCACCGGCCTGTTCGGCCTCCACCTCGCGGCGCACGTCCGCAAGGTCGATGATCATCGGATCGATAAGGGTGAACCCGCTGGGGTTGCACCACGAATCGTCATCCGCCAGGTGGCCGTCGTAGAACACGTTGTCCACCACGTTATACCCCTGCGTCTTCATCACGCGGTCCCAGTTCAGCACCTGGAAACTGAGCTTGGCGGGGTCGAAATTCTTCACGTCGTGCCATATCCACTTGAAGGCACACCACTCGTCGTCATACCCCAGCACGGCAAGATACTTGGCCTTGCTGTTCAGATACATGCGTCGGCGGATGGTGGTCACGTCGCGGTAGAGCAGGTTTTCGTCCAGTTCGGTCTGGCGGCCATCCACGAACAGGCGGACCAGGCTGTCAGGACCGAGGCGCATGCCGAAGGTGCGGGTGTTCCCCTTGCGCCACCAGTTCATGTACTTTTCGGCGTATATTTCGCGCCCCTTGGAGCGGATGGCCTCGGCCGTCTGCGGCGAGACGGGGTGCAGTGCGAGGTCGCAACTCTGTCCGATGATTTCGAAGGTGATGTTCATGACGGTCCTCTCCGTTGGAGGTTTGCGCTCCGCGTTCACGCTTTCCGTTAAGACATCCATCCGGACCGACTCGGCGGTCTGACACGACGTCCTTGCCCAGCTACAGAGCACAGCCCGTGCCATTGCGTGACCGCGACGAAGGCGTCGCGCCTCAAAACAACACTTAATACACTGAAAATTAAAATAAATATTTTTATCACAAGCGATGGCCCAAAAACGGCCGCTTCGCGCAACCTTGCGCGGACTGACTGCTCAATCTTGCACGATTGCGCGATTAACTGACCAACCCGCGCGATATCCCCACAAGCGGCCAATTCCTTGCGCAATCAATCGCTGCCGCGCTTTATGGCATCATCCTGCTGATATAACATATATTTCACCAGAAAATACCCGTCGCCCGGCAAATGCGCCTGCGGTGCCAGCCATCCCCATGGAGAGCACACGCTCTCCGACCGTGTGCTGTGCCCGGCACTTCCCCACCGCTGCGGGCGCTGTTCATCGCCGCACCCCGCACCTGCGCAAAAAGGACGGTCCATACTGCATGACAGCTGGCTGGGCATGCATCACTACGCACCACCACTGCGGCGTGGCAGATGGATTGCGCCGAGCGGTCAATCGGAGCAGAAACACTGCGCCTGCCCGGCAACCCAATACCAGCGCGGGCTGCCAGCCATTCTCTCGCACACGGCAAACTCTAGAAAATATTCAACATGCCGAAATTCTGCCCACCCTTCGCCCGACAAGCCATACATGCAACACCCCCTTGCTGGCGTGCAACGTCAACTCGCAAGGGTACCGTGTTCACGTTCAGGCAAGGCCTGCAATTCCATTTTCACCACCACGGAACCCGTCCGGATATTCCCGGCGCTGAAAACACGTGCAATTTTCTGCGCATTCGACAGAGAATGCTTGTCATGCCTCGGCCTCTACAGTAATGCTTGTTGCGGAGACAGGAGTGTGGCCAGTCCGACTTGGGTGTGGCCCCCTGTCACGTGCGCCACGAGCGCCACACAGTGAAAGCGGCAGGGCGCCATCGGCATCCGGAAGCAGGGCGGGAAGCGCCCTCATTCCGCCATGCCTTGCCGCGCATTCCTCAAGCCGGATTGGCATCCAGCCACGGCCCGGAGGCCGGTAAAGCTACCGGAGTTCGACGCCGGGCCGATTCATGGCAAGGCCATACCGGCAACGCATCGCAAAGGGGGCGCGCATGGCGCGCTGCCGACACACCGATTTCCCGGCCCGGAGCGGCCGGCTCGGAAAGACGAGACAGCGCATGCGCATGCACCGCACCGTTCCCGGCCATACGGCCCTTCCCCTCCGGTTCATCCCCCCGGCCTGCCCGACTAACTCTACCTGCCCGACAGGCCCGGCCCACCCGTATGGCATTGTCCTTCTGGTGCTGGCGGTTGCCATGCTGCTCGCCGCGCCCATGGCACACGCTTCCACGCACGAATCACTTGATGTGCGTTCCGCCATGCTGCTGGACATGAGCACAGGCCGCATCCTTTACGAACAGAACGCCGACGAGCCCATCCCCCCGGCATCGCTCACCAAGGTGCTGTCCATGTACGTGGCCCTGGACCAGGTGCGCGCGGGCAAGGCGTCCCTCAAGGACACCGTCAAGGTCAGCCGCCGCGCCTTCTCCACGGGCGGGTCGCGCATGTTCCTGAAACAGGGCGAAACCCTGACCCTGGACGACCTGCTGGAAGGCATGGCCGTTTCCTCCGGTAACGACGCCAGCGTTGCCACCGCCGAATACATCGGCGGCAACGTGAACAACTTCGTCCAGATGATGAACGCCAAGACCAAGGCGCTGGGCATGAAGAACAGCGTGTTCCGCAACCCGCACGGCCTGCCCGCCGCCGGGCAGCACACCACCGCGCGCGACATGCTTGCACTCTCCCGCTCCTACCTTGCCCAGTATCCGGAAGCCCTGCGCTACCACTCCACCAAGTTCATCAAGCACAACAAGGTCATCACCACCAACAAGAACCCCCTGCTGGGCAACTGCGAAGGGGCGGACGGCCTCAAGACGGGGTGGGTGTTCGCTTCCGGCTACAACATCATCTCCACGGTCAGGCGCGGCAAGACCCGGCTGCTGGCCGTGGTTCTGGGCGCGGAAACCACCCAGGCCCGCGCCCAGGAAGTGAACCGGCTGGTGGAGGCGGGCTTCCGCTCCGTGGCCGGGGGAGGCAAGAACGTCTCCACGCTGCTGGCGGGCATGAAGCCCGCCGACTACGCCCTGAACCTGCACAAGACCAACAGCGAAGCCTACGCCGAACTGCGCAAGTCATCCAAATCCGCCCGCTCCGCCCAAGCGGCCAAATCCACAAAGTCTGCAAAATCGCGCAAGACATCTGTGGCCGCCGCCAAGACGTCGGAAGACGCCAAGACAGCCCCTGTGCAGAAGAAGTCCAAAAAGAAGAAGGCGACCGCCACGGCGAAAAAGGACGCCCCCGCCAAGACCGCGCAAAAGTCCACCCCCAAGGCCTCCGCGTCCAAATCGGCCAAGGCATCCGGGGCCAAGGCCAGTGCCCAGGCCCAGGCGAAACAGCCCGAGCGCAAGGCCGTGGCCAAGGCGGAAGACCAGGAGCCTGCCCCCAAGGCCGCCAGGAAAAAGTCCTCTTCCACCAAATCCACGGCGGACAAGACGCCTGCCTCCGGCAAAAAGGCCGCCCCGCGCGAGGTGGCCGACAAGCAGGGTTGATGCCCGCCAGCTTCCGCACAATGCCAGACGCAAGAAGGGGCACCCCACGGGGCGCCCCTTCTTGCGTTCATCCTTTTGGTTCAGACAGCTGCCTCCGGCCCGGCAGCTGCCTTCGAGCCGGCGGGGCTACCCGGCCCTGCCATCCCCTTCATACACCGCTCCGGAAGTGGGGCTTTCGCGCACCACCAGACGGCACAATTGCGGCAGGCCAGGCTTCAGTTCGCGCCACAACCAGCGGGCAATGCATTCGCTGGTGGGGTTTTCCAGCCCGGGAATGTCATTGAGATAGGCGTGGTCCAACCGGTCAATGACCGGCTTCGCCAGCCGCTTCAGGTCGCCGAAATCCATCACCCAGCCTGTCTCGCCGCCCACGGGGCCGCGCGCGTGCACTTCCACGGTAAAGGTGTGTCCGTGCAGGTTGCCGCACTTATGCCCCTGCGGCACGCACGGCAGCCGGTGTGCCGCGTCGAAGGTAAGCGTAACGAAGATGTCCATCCGTCCTGCCTGTATGCCGGCCGTGCGGGCACGGCGGCCTGTGTGTCAGCCGTGCGGGCACGGCGTGGTATCTAGATGATGCTGCCCGGCACGTCCGGATCACACCCGGAACAGGTCAGGGGCATGTCAGGATCAGGCCCGGACCGCGCGGAGCGCCGAGTGTCTGGGGCTATCGCACCATGTTGTACGGCGTCTAGCGGATGCCCAGAAACTTGTGCGTCTGCAACCCCAGCCGCCAGCGCGGATGTTCCAGACAATAGCGCACGCAGGCGGCGACATGGTCCGCACCGCTGGCATTGCCGCCTGCCCCACATGTCGCGTCGTCGCGCGGTTGCAGGATGAAGTGGCCGAAGTCCAGCCCCGCGAAATCGGCAGGGTCCACACCGTGCTGCGGCCAGACCAGCTTCAGTTCATCACCCTGCGTCACGGCAAGGCGCGTGCCCGCCTTGGGGCTGACGGTCACCCAGTCCAGCCCGGCGGGCAGGGGCAGGGTGCCGTTGGTCTCCACCCCGCACCGGCAGCCGCGCGCGTGCAGCACGTCCAGCAGTTCCGGCGTCAGTTGCAGGGCCGGCTCGCCACCGGTAAACACCACATAGGGCCGCCAACCGTCCCCGTCCAGTGGGTCCAGCGGGTCCAGTGGGTACGGAAAGGCGGCAAGAATGGCGGCGGCCAGCGCCTGCGCATCCTCGAACGCCCCACCGCCGGGGCCGTCGGTGCCCGTGAAGTCGGTATCGCAGAAGCGGCACGCGGCATCCGGCCTGTCCTGTTCGCGCCCGGTCCACAGGTTGCAGCCGGAAAAACGGCAGAACACGGCGGCGCGCCCGGCGTGCATGCCCTCGCCTTGCAGCGAGTGAAAGATTTCCTTGACCCGATAGCCCATCAGCACCCGCCGCCGGAACAACTGCGCAGGTAGTCTGCCCAACCCTGGCGGCGCAGTTCGCAGGCCGGGCAGTCACCGCAGCCATAGCCCCACGAATGACGGGTGGTGCGCACCCCGTTGTAGCAGGTATGGGTGTGCTCCAGCACCACCTCCACAAAGGCGTCGCCGCCCACCTGCCGGGCCAGATCCCATGTGGCGCCCTTGGTCAGCCACATCAGCGGGGTGTGCAGCACGAAACGTGACTGCATGCCCAGGTTCAGCGCCACCTGCATGGCCTTGATGGTGTCGTCGCGGCAGTCGGGGTAGCCGGAATAGTCGGTCTCGCACACGCCGATGATGATGTGCCGGATGCCCTGCCGATAGGCATGGGCCGCCGCCGCCGTCAGGAACACCAGGTTGCGCCCCGGCACGAAGGTGGTGGGCAGCCCGTTGCGGCCCATCTCTATGGCCACGTCGTGGGTCAGCGCGGTGCTGCCCAGTTCGCGGAACAGGGCCAGTTCCACGGTGGTGTCGTCGGCCAGGCGTTCGTTCCAGCCGGGGGACAGGCGACGCACCTCGTCCATGAGGCGCAGGCGGCAGTCCATTTCCACGGTATGGCGCTGACCGTAATGAAAGCCGATGGTGGACACCCGGCCAAAGCGTTCCAGCGCCCAACCCAGGCACGTTGCGGAATCCTGCCCGCCGGACAGGACCACGAGGGCGGTTTCTTTGCTATGCATGGCGGCTCCTTGCGAAAGACGGGCAACCGGTTGCGCGAATGCGGGCGACGGACGGAGCGTGGGGCGCATGCTGGCCAGACAGCCAGATCGGGCCAGATCGGGCCGGGCCGTATCCCGGCGCCCCGGTCGGCGGCGCCCCCCGGCACCACCGCGCCGCTGCCGGACCGTCGCGTGGGAAGCACTCTGGCTACCTCGCCCGTCCCCGCTTGTAAAGCGCTGCCCGGCCCTGCCCCGTTCAGCCCAACTCTGCCCAGTTCCGAACAGTCCCGAACAGTCCCAACCAGTTCCGCTCATTCCCACCCGGCCTCGCCCAATGCCCGCGCCAGTGCATGGGCCCGTGTACGGTCCACGGGCCATACCTTGCTCCTCCGCCTCTGCCTCCACCTGTCTCCCCGTTCGCGCGCATCATGCCCCCCTGTCGGCACACCTCGCGACCGGGGCGGACCGAACCCGCTCCAGGACTGGGTTTTCGCCCAATCACCAGATTATTTCGCCAATCATGCCCACGCACTGTACCATCGGCCCGTATCCGTGCTAGGGGTATGCATGGTCCGGCGTCCAAGGGACGGCGTCAGAAGCGCGGGCGGGGGGCAAACCAGCACCGCACGCATGCCGGACCGCCGGACGCCCCTTCCGGCTTGCGCCCATTGCGGCGTGATCGGCAGATGTCGGCGTTACCGGCACGGCAGCATACCCACAGCGGAGCACGCATGGAACATATCGCCATCATCGGCGGGGGCGGCACGGCCGCGGCCCTTGCGCACGACCTGATTCTGCGCGGCTTTTCCGTGGCCATCTACGAACGGGGCGAATTTTTCAGCGGGGCCACGGGCCGCCACCACGGGCTGTTGCACAGCGGCGCCCGCTACGCGGTGCACGACCCCGAGGCCGCGCGCGAATGCATCGAGGAAAACATGATCCTGCGCCGTCTGGTCCCGCAGGCCATGGAGCAGAACGACGGGCTGTTCGTGGCGCTGGACGACGAGGACATGGCCTACCGCCAGCGGCTGAAGGATGCCTGCGCCGCCACGGGCATTCCCACGCGCGACTACACGCCCGAACAGGCCCGCAGGCTGGAACCCGGCCTGACCGATACGGTGCTGGCGGCCATGCAGGTGCCGGACGCCACCGTCGATGCGTGGCGACTGGCCCTGCCCTTTCTGGCTACGGCGCGCGCGGGCGGGGCCACGGTCCACAACTTCACCGAGGTCGTCGGCATTGACGTGCAGGGCGGCGCGGTACGCGGGCTGCGCCTGCGCAGCCTGGCCGAGGACGCCCACGGCACGCGGGGCCGCGAATGGTCCGCCCCCGCCGACATGGTGGTCAACGCCGCCGGGGCCTGGGCGGGCAAGGTGGCGGCGCTGGCCGGGGTGCACGTGCCCATCCAGCCGGGGCCGGGGGTGCTGGTGGCCATAGAGGGCCGGGTGACCAACATGGTCATCAACCGCATGCGCAAGGCCAGCGAAGGCGACATCATCGTGCCGCAGCGCCGCCTTTCGGTGCTGGGCACCTCCATGTGGCTCACCGACGACCCCGACCATCTGGACGTCCCGCCGGAGCATGTGCAGCGCATGGTGCGCCTGTGTTCGGAA
It contains:
- the queE gene encoding 7-carboxy-7-deazaguanine synthase is translated as MGYRVKEIFHSLQGEGMHAGRAAVFCRFSGCNLWTGREQDRPDAACRFCDTDFTGTDGPGGGAFEDAQALAAAILAAFPYPLDPLDPLDGDGWRPYVVFTGGEPALQLTPELLDVLHARGCRCGVETNGTLPLPAGLDWVTVSPKAGTRLAVTQGDELKLVWPQHGVDPADFAGLDFGHFILQPRDDATCGAGGNASGADHVAACVRYCLEHPRWRLGLQTHKFLGIR
- a CDS encoding D-alanyl-D-alanine carboxypeptidase family protein, yielding MRMHRTVPGHTALPLRFIPPACPTNSTCPTGPAHPYGIVLLVLAVAMLLAAPMAHASTHESLDVRSAMLLDMSTGRILYEQNADEPIPPASLTKVLSMYVALDQVRAGKASLKDTVKVSRRAFSTGGSRMFLKQGETLTLDDLLEGMAVSSGNDASVATAEYIGGNVNNFVQMMNAKTKALGMKNSVFRNPHGLPAAGQHTTARDMLALSRSYLAQYPEALRYHSTKFIKHNKVITTNKNPLLGNCEGADGLKTGWVFASGYNIISTVRRGKTRLLAVVLGAETTQARAQEVNRLVEAGFRSVAGGGKNVSTLLAGMKPADYALNLHKTNSEAYAELRKSSKSARSAQAAKSTKSAKSRKTSVAAAKTSEDAKTAPVQKKSKKKKATATAKKDAPAKTAQKSTPKASASKSAKASGAKASAQAQAKQPERKAVAKAEDQEPAPKAARKKSSSTKSTADKTPASGKKAAPREVADKQG
- a CDS encoding FAD-dependent oxidoreductase; amino-acid sequence: MEHIAIIGGGGTAAALAHDLILRGFSVAIYERGEFFSGATGRHHGLLHSGARYAVHDPEAARECIEENMILRRLVPQAMEQNDGLFVALDDEDMAYRQRLKDACAATGIPTRDYTPEQARRLEPGLTDTVLAAMQVPDATVDAWRLALPFLATARAGGATVHNFTEVVGIDVQGGAVRGLRLRSLAEDAHGTRGREWSAPADMVVNAAGAWAGKVAALAGVHVPIQPGPGVLVAIEGRVTNMVINRMRKASEGDIIVPQRRLSVLGTSMWLTDDPDHLDVPPEHVQRMVRLCSEMVPACAGVPIRSAWSAARPLIGNAGAARPQEISRTFDCYDHGTRDNVSGLLSIIGGKGMTLRAMAEKTADIVCRLTGRDAPCRTRETPLLPARAFYRR
- a CDS encoding IS1595 family transposase; protein product: MFKNSKLSRYKAGKIAECFCIDIDATKTALLLKLNRKTVNRYFLAFRTLIYDHQTSQKEKILGVVEVDESFFGPARVRGRPGPRKRGRGTLKQPVFGIYERNGSVYTELVPDCSAKSLQAIIRGKVALESVVHSDGWRGYEGLVDVGYDKHFRVNKAKHFVENNVHINGIEAFWSFTKRRLTKFNGVKRNFELHLKECEWRYNKPLPQLIAELKRLVSKNEDLMV
- the queC gene encoding 7-cyano-7-deazaguanine synthase QueC; its protein translation is MHSKETALVVLSGGQDSATCLGWALERFGRVSTIGFHYGQRHTVEMDCRLRLMDEVRRLSPGWNERLADDTTVELALFRELGSTALTHDVAIEMGRNGLPTTFVPGRNLVFLTAAAAHAYRQGIRHIIIGVCETDYSGYPDCRDDTIKAMQVALNLGMQSRFVLHTPLMWLTKGATWDLARQVGGDAFVEVVLEHTHTCYNGVRTTRHSWGYGCGDCPACELRRQGWADYLRSCSGGGC
- the queD gene encoding 6-carboxytetrahydropterin synthase QueD, with product MDIFVTLTFDAAHRLPCVPQGHKCGNLHGHTFTVEVHARGPVGGETGWVMDFGDLKRLAKPVIDRLDHAYLNDIPGLENPTSECIARWLWRELKPGLPQLCRLVVRESPTSGAVYEGDGRAG